A window of the Streptomyces albireticuli genome harbors these coding sequences:
- a CDS encoding RDD family protein, whose translation MDNRQAIGSWLSGPRAAAEEMGVDFGYRGERLGLPESGPGSVAPLGRRFGAIFIDWALCMLIAYALLADGKPQQTGNWALLIFFVLSVITVGTVGCTPGKRLLGLRVVGEAGGRLTFPRVLLRSVLLVAVIPAVIWDRDSRGLHDRLARAVQVRIR comes from the coding sequence GTGGACAACAGGCAAGCAATCGGCTCATGGCTCTCCGGGCCGCGCGCGGCCGCCGAGGAGATGGGCGTCGACTTCGGTTACCGGGGCGAGCGCCTCGGGCTGCCGGAGAGCGGGCCGGGCTCGGTCGCGCCCCTCGGCCGGCGATTCGGCGCGATCTTCATCGACTGGGCGCTGTGCATGCTCATCGCCTACGCCCTTCTGGCGGACGGCAAACCCCAGCAGACCGGGAACTGGGCGCTGCTGATCTTTTTCGTACTCAGTGTGATCACTGTGGGTACGGTCGGCTGCACCCCCGGGAAGCGGCTGCTCGGGCTGCGGGTCGTCGGCGAGGCCGGCGGCCGCCTCACCTTCCCGCGCGTGCTGCTGCGCAGCGTGCTCCTGGTCGCCGTCATCCCGGCGGTCATCTGGGACCGCGACAGCCGCGGCCTCCACGACCGCCTCGCCCGCGCCGTGCAGGTGCGGATCCGGTAG
- the lipB gene encoding lipoyl(octanoyl) transferase LipB, with protein sequence MSELRFVHLGFGTDAVEYQEAWQEQRRVHAARFADELPDTCLLLEHPAVYTAGRRTEASERPLDGTPVVDVDRGGKITWHGPGQLVGYPILKLPRPVDVIAHVRRLEEALILACADFGLETTRVEGRSGVWVLGDPVEERPAVGGLSLDFDPRLADEEFDPRLNGPEYAPSNAGQRREDRKLAAIGIRIAKGVTMHGFSLNCDPDNTWFDRIVPCGIRDAGVTSLSNELGRRVGVAEVLPVVEKRLREVLESAEPLPRAV encoded by the coding sequence GTGAGTGAGCTGCGCTTTGTCCACCTGGGCTTCGGGACGGACGCCGTCGAGTATCAGGAGGCATGGCAGGAGCAGCGCCGGGTGCACGCGGCCCGCTTCGCGGACGAGCTCCCGGACACCTGTCTGCTGCTGGAGCACCCGGCGGTCTACACAGCCGGACGGCGCACGGAAGCCAGCGAGCGCCCCCTGGACGGCACCCCCGTCGTCGACGTGGACCGGGGCGGGAAGATCACCTGGCACGGTCCCGGCCAGCTGGTCGGCTATCCGATCCTCAAGCTGCCGCGCCCGGTCGACGTGATCGCGCACGTGCGCCGGCTGGAGGAGGCCCTGATCCTCGCCTGCGCCGACTTCGGCCTGGAGACCACCCGGGTCGAGGGGCGCAGCGGGGTGTGGGTGCTGGGCGACCCGGTCGAGGAGCGCCCCGCGGTCGGCGGCCTGTCCCTGGACTTCGACCCGCGGCTGGCGGACGAGGAGTTCGACCCCCGGCTCAACGGCCCGGAGTACGCCCCGTCCAACGCCGGGCAGCGCCGTGAGGACCGCAAGCTGGCGGCGATCGGCATCCGGATCGCCAAGGGCGTCACGATGCACGGCTTCTCGCTGAACTGTGATCCCGACAACACCTGGTTCGACCGGATCGTCCCGTGCGGCATCCGCGACGCGGGCGTGACCTCGCTCTCGAACGAGCTGGGGCGGCGGGTGGGCGTGGCGGAGGTGCTGCCGGTGGTGGAGAAGCGGCTCCGGGAGGTCCTGGAGTCGGCGGAACCGCTGCCGAGAGCGGTGTAG
- a CDS encoding DUF4191 domain-containing protein: MARKETSENPGRLKQIALTYKMTKKVDSKVGLVVAAVGIVTFGVLLAIGFWIDHPIYLGILGFLLAFLAMAIVFGRRAEHAAFGQLEGQPGAAAAVLENVGRGWTTTPAVAMNRSQDVVHRAVGKAGIVLVAEGNPNRVKSLLAAEKKRMARIVADVPVHDIVVGEAEGQVPIKKLRTTLLKLPRVLPGAQVTIVNDRLRALGDLMSNMPIPKGPMPKGMRMPKGR, translated from the coding sequence ATGGCGAGGAAGGAAACATCCGAGAACCCCGGGCGACTGAAGCAGATCGCCCTGACCTACAAGATGACCAAAAAGGTCGACTCGAAGGTCGGTCTTGTCGTCGCGGCTGTGGGAATCGTCACCTTCGGTGTCCTCCTCGCGATCGGCTTCTGGATCGATCACCCGATCTACCTGGGCATCCTTGGCTTCCTGCTGGCCTTCCTCGCGATGGCGATCGTCTTCGGACGCCGCGCCGAGCACGCCGCCTTCGGGCAGCTGGAGGGCCAGCCGGGTGCCGCCGCCGCGGTCCTGGAGAACGTGGGCCGTGGCTGGACGACGACCCCGGCGGTGGCGATGAACCGCAGCCAGGACGTCGTGCACCGGGCCGTGGGCAAGGCCGGCATCGTGCTCGTCGCGGAGGGCAACCCCAACCGGGTGAAGAGCCTGCTCGCGGCCGAGAAGAAGCGCATGGCGCGGATCGTCGCGGATGTGCCGGTGCACGACATCGTCGTGGGCGAGGCCGAGGGCCAGGTGCCGATCAAGAAGCTGCGCACGACGCTGCTCAAGCTGCCGCGGGTGCTCCCGGGCGCGCAGGTGACGATCGTCAACGACCGGCTGCGCGCGCTGGGCGACCTGATGAGCAACATGCCGATCCCGAAGGGTCCGATGCCGAAGGGCATGCGGATGCCGAAGGGCCGCTGA
- a CDS encoding caspase, EACC1-associated type, with amino-acid sequence MLIGTSQYSHLDALPAVANNLGALAQALSGPLGWGLNRDSCIVVSEPTNATQVLDAVQVAADEATDTLLVYYAGHGLLGYGGGGELYLAATGSVLQREDTGLRYAQLRDMVLHGRAERHVVVLDCCFSGKALGAMSGPSDLMDHAEIEGSYVIASAPRDKVALAPPGEPFTAFTGELIEVLRCGIPGGPALLDLDDVFTHIRKRLKAKGRPAPQKRDRNTAGWLALGRNPAYRQPPLAHESRQESGVAVRSWPDPNGIRTAQGFILSLRRVREVSGMRNLDISRYSGGKISKGTVSSLQSRESMPKLWRTVEAYLSACGVPENEVTHWKKTWKRLRDEEDRAVVTKDKSVTEVPGEAEKSRSAAWKQFFRRGVRTKGG; translated from the coding sequence GTGCTGATAGGAACCAGCCAGTACAGTCATCTGGATGCCTTGCCAGCGGTTGCCAACAATCTGGGAGCGCTGGCACAGGCTTTGTCCGGGCCACTTGGTTGGGGCTTGAACCGAGACAGCTGCATCGTTGTCAGTGAACCAACCAACGCGACTCAGGTTCTTGATGCAGTACAAGTCGCTGCTGACGAAGCTACCGACACGCTGTTGGTGTATTACGCCGGTCACGGCCTTCTGGGCTATGGCGGGGGCGGGGAGCTTTATCTGGCGGCAACGGGTTCCGTGCTGCAGCGTGAGGACACTGGATTACGGTACGCGCAGTTGCGAGACATGGTCTTGCACGGGCGGGCAGAACGACACGTGGTGGTGCTCGATTGCTGTTTCAGCGGCAAGGCCCTTGGGGCGATGAGTGGCCCCTCCGACCTGATGGATCACGCGGAGATCGAGGGTAGCTATGTCATCGCCTCCGCGCCGAGAGACAAGGTTGCCTTGGCCCCACCTGGCGAACCGTTCACCGCGTTCACCGGGGAACTGATCGAGGTTCTGAGGTGCGGCATCCCAGGGGGACCTGCGCTACTGGACCTTGACGATGTTTTCACGCACATTCGGAAGCGGCTGAAAGCCAAGGGGCGTCCTGCGCCCCAGAAGCGGGACCGTAACACTGCTGGGTGGCTTGCCCTCGGTCGCAACCCTGCCTATCGTCAGCCTCCTCTCGCGCATGAATCAAGACAAGAGTCTGGCGTGGCTGTTCGGTCCTGGCCGGACCCGAATGGCATTCGGACCGCTCAGGGATTCATCCTCTCGCTGAGGCGCGTGCGAGAGGTGAGCGGTATGAGAAATCTGGATATCAGCCGCTACTCGGGCGGGAAGATATCGAAGGGGACTGTAAGCAGCCTTCAGAGCAGAGAATCGATGCCGAAGCTGTGGCGTACCGTCGAGGCATATCTTTCGGCATGCGGTGTGCCAGAGAATGAAGTGACGCATTGGAAGAAGACCTGGAAACGGCTTCGAGATGAAGAAGATCGAGCCGTCGTCACCAAAGATAAATCTGTTACGGAAGTCCCGGGTGAGGCGGAGAAGTCTCGAAGTGCCGCCTGGAAGCAGTTCTTCAGGCGAGGCGTCCGCACCAAAGGTGGATAG
- a CDS encoding transcriptional regulator, translating into MAATNRPNIRLREVIDAIGCTYEALAKDVRRIAAENGEIIQTNKSAISHWVNGTRQPAGQTGHYLAEALSRRAGRTITLTEIGLRDPEATVPDDPDPVVTATDLGRADVERRRFLAVAAFTTAGVAMPLAYDHETAARMLRARTGRSLVGAEDVEVVRQITAAFSAADERLGGGHGLTTVTAYLADTASPMLRARFPSDALRRAAFGAVAELAYLAGWKHHDLGQEGAAQRYYQVGYQLACEADPHGHAAWMMRALAHQALSLKQPHHCVDLVEGALSRGLGHVDGQTEALLHITHARAFAAVDERSAAARALLAAENALLRDDCPQPSFSLVSGPAAGTVASHTARTLTDLADHVGTEQQHRDALVRWDPEKYKRVHALTHADLGDSLAAQARADEAVAAWNQALTLMEGMTSNRTRKAITSIRSTLAIYQRRKVPGAAELARRAREALA; encoded by the coding sequence ATGGCGGCAACCAACAGACCAAATATCCGTCTGCGCGAGGTCATCGACGCGATCGGCTGCACGTACGAAGCACTGGCCAAGGACGTGCGCCGGATCGCCGCGGAGAACGGCGAGATCATCCAAACCAACAAGTCGGCGATCTCCCACTGGGTGAACGGCACCCGGCAGCCCGCTGGTCAGACCGGCCACTACCTGGCGGAAGCCCTCTCGCGCAGGGCCGGCCGCACCATCACCCTCACCGAGATCGGCCTGCGCGACCCCGAAGCCACTGTCCCCGACGACCCCGATCCCGTCGTCACGGCGACCGATCTCGGCCGCGCCGACGTCGAGCGACGCCGCTTCCTGGCCGTGGCCGCCTTCACCACCGCAGGCGTGGCGATGCCCCTGGCCTACGACCACGAGACCGCAGCCCGCATGCTTCGCGCACGCACCGGTAGATCCCTGGTCGGGGCGGAGGACGTCGAGGTGGTCCGCCAGATCACCGCCGCGTTCAGTGCCGCCGACGAACGCCTGGGCGGTGGCCACGGGCTCACCACCGTCACCGCCTACCTCGCCGACACCGCATCCCCCATGCTTCGCGCCCGCTTCCCCTCCGACGCCTTACGCCGCGCCGCCTTCGGCGCTGTTGCCGAGCTGGCCTACCTCGCCGGCTGGAAACACCACGACCTCGGCCAGGAAGGCGCTGCCCAGCGCTACTACCAGGTCGGCTACCAGCTCGCCTGCGAAGCCGACCCGCACGGTCACGCTGCCTGGATGATGCGCGCCCTCGCTCACCAGGCCCTCAGCCTCAAGCAGCCCCACCACTGCGTCGACCTCGTCGAAGGAGCCCTCAGCCGCGGCCTCGGCCACGTCGACGGCCAGACCGAGGCACTACTCCACATCACCCACGCCCGCGCCTTCGCCGCAGTCGACGAGCGGTCCGCAGCGGCCCGCGCCCTGCTCGCAGCCGAGAACGCCCTGCTCCGCGACGACTGCCCACAGCCCAGCTTCTCCCTCGTCAGCGGGCCGGCCGCCGGCACCGTCGCCAGCCACACGGCCCGTACGCTCACCGACCTCGCCGATCACGTCGGCACCGAGCAGCAACACCGCGACGCGCTCGTCCGCTGGGACCCCGAGAAGTACAAGCGCGTCCACGCCCTCACCCACGCCGACCTCGGCGACAGCCTCGCCGCCCAGGCCCGCGCCGATGAGGCCGTCGCCGCCTGGAACCAGGCCCTCACGCTGATGGAGGGCATGACCTCCAACCGCACCCGCAAAGCGATCACATCCATCCGATCAACCCTGGCGATCTATCAGCGGCGCAAAGTCCCCGGCGCCGCCGAACTCGCCCGCCGCGCCCGGGAGGCGCTCGCCTAA
- a CDS encoding NUDIX domain-containing protein, with protein MPTNPADEGTPVAQPTTDDQPKALKPALESMTLLVAAVIVHDKATNRVVLLQRSDQAKFAKGKWDLPVGKSEPGEPITETAVRELYEETGLTVKPESLKVAHVIHGAWGVEAPNGFLTVVFVAHEWVGKPENREPRKHAQVRWVDADAIPENFVDTTASALHRYLTGGPQVSLDGWK; from the coding sequence ATGCCCACCAACCCGGCCGACGAAGGGACCCCCGTGGCTCAGCCGACAACCGATGACCAGCCCAAGGCGCTCAAACCCGCCCTGGAATCCATGACCCTGCTGGTCGCCGCCGTCATCGTCCACGACAAGGCCACCAACCGCGTGGTCCTCCTCCAGCGCAGCGACCAGGCCAAATTCGCCAAAGGCAAGTGGGACCTTCCCGTCGGCAAGAGCGAGCCCGGCGAGCCGATCACCGAAACGGCTGTCCGTGAGCTGTACGAAGAGACCGGTCTGACAGTGAAGCCGGAGTCCCTGAAGGTTGCCCACGTCATCCACGGCGCCTGGGGCGTGGAGGCCCCCAACGGCTTCCTCACGGTCGTCTTCGTCGCCCACGAGTGGGTCGGCAAGCCCGAGAACCGCGAACCGCGCAAGCACGCCCAGGTCCGCTGGGTCGACGCCGACGCGATCCCCGAGAACTTCGTGGACACCACCGCCAGCGCCCTCCACCGCTACCTCACCGGCGGCCCCCAAGTGTCACTGGACGGCTGGAAGTAG
- the lipA gene encoding lipoyl synthase has translation MSAVAPDGRKMLRLEVRNAQTPIERKPEWIKTRAKMGPEYTELQGLVKREGLHTVCQEAGCPNIYECWEDREATFLIGGDQCTRRCDFCQIDTGKPQALDRDEPRRVGESVVTMDLNYATITGVARDDLEDGGAWLYAETVRQIHQQTAGRESGRTKVELLAPDFNAVPELLEEVFASRPEVFAHNVETVPRIFRRIRPGFRYERSLEVITKAREAGLITKSNLILGMGEERAEVSEALRDLHEAGCELITITQYLRPSPRHHPVERWVKPQEFVELKQEADEIGYAGVMSGPLVRSSYRAGRLYQQAMERRGTAAAGQAV, from the coding sequence GTGTCCGCTGTCGCACCCGACGGACGCAAGATGCTGCGCTTGGAGGTCCGCAACGCCCAGACCCCCATCGAGCGCAAGCCCGAGTGGATCAAGACCCGGGCGAAGATGGGTCCCGAGTACACCGAGCTCCAGGGCCTGGTGAAGCGGGAGGGCCTGCACACCGTCTGTCAGGAGGCGGGCTGCCCCAACATCTACGAGTGCTGGGAGGACCGGGAGGCGACGTTCCTCATCGGTGGCGACCAGTGCACCCGGCGCTGTGACTTCTGCCAGATCGACACCGGCAAGCCGCAGGCGCTGGACCGCGACGAGCCGCGCCGCGTGGGCGAGTCCGTCGTCACGATGGACCTGAACTACGCCACGATCACCGGCGTCGCGCGCGACGACCTGGAGGACGGCGGCGCCTGGCTGTACGCGGAGACCGTGCGCCAGATCCACCAGCAGACCGCCGGCCGGGAGAGCGGCCGCACCAAGGTCGAGCTGCTGGCCCCCGACTTCAACGCGGTGCCCGAGCTGCTGGAGGAGGTCTTCGCCTCCCGCCCCGAGGTCTTCGCGCACAACGTGGAGACCGTGCCCCGGATCTTCCGGCGCATCCGCCCCGGCTTCCGCTACGAGCGCTCGCTGGAGGTGATCACCAAGGCCCGCGAGGCCGGGCTGATCACCAAGTCCAACCTCATCCTCGGCATGGGCGAGGAGCGCGCGGAGGTCAGCGAGGCGCTGCGCGACCTGCACGAGGCGGGTTGCGAGCTGATCACGATCACGCAGTACCTGCGCCCGTCGCCGCGGCACCACCCGGTGGAGCGCTGGGTGAAGCCGCAGGAGTTCGTGGAGCTCAAGCAGGAGGCGGACGAGATCGGCTACGCCGGTGTCATGTCCGGCCCGCTGGTCCGCTCCTCGTACCGCGCGGGGCGGCTGTACCAGCAGGCCATGGAGCGCCGCGGCACGGCGGCGGCGGGCCAGGCGGTCTGA
- a CDS encoding lactate/malate family dehydrogenase has translation MTPPPVGAVGVIGAGAVGQSVAMLLTAGGWCESVRIVSRTGLSAQALVTDLEDMCQVTASSVRAVHVTDAGQLASCEAVVVCPRGDFTNTARTDIRMAGLNANAPVIAGLARKLAHYQGLVVMVTNPVDVLTRLFAEVSGSPHVYGVGSNTDTARYRLTLARLLDVPPQAVNGHVIGEHGDQAVVCASATRVGDLPVPVPLRQVRDELTDRPRRINAGLGRTRCGPAGAVIAALRAGLGLDDAVTELCVNHEGRWRGIPLRFTAGTPTVCLPRLDAAEACQLIAADAKLRDAYEPLARLYVSMPLRQKEKTAVPQTAVRIATATRAATVASNSPVVTDWALRYFGPWWNATSTAPDTNAAVIADVNAGRVTEIAQRVADHSHEETVYANSTMHVDRDDDGTVAASQPDDKIVYKTEPGGPLRIYGCEDVPVALAAARHAREVVRGQLLADGWSILHASAVVRDGQTVLTLGDKGAGKTTTALLLARAGWQLLANDRVFTRREGDRLRILPWPSAAAIGLGLLDALDWYETVRERLRGGEQLHPTQHQKVTDALHSGSRTPLWNESGKELKPQFFPDQLHSWLGLTLATEGHAARILFPKIAPGTEPALLGEDRSVGATDFFTAGTEDRYPDVFGLLPADLPCTQPLLELLGDLPRNALSLGHDVKANTDFLAQVTGPTA, from the coding sequence GTGACGCCACCGCCGGTCGGCGCGGTCGGAGTGATCGGCGCCGGGGCCGTCGGCCAGAGCGTGGCCATGCTGCTGACCGCCGGGGGCTGGTGCGAGTCCGTCCGCATCGTCTCCCGCACCGGGCTCTCGGCCCAGGCGCTGGTGACCGATCTGGAGGACATGTGCCAGGTCACCGCCTCCTCCGTCCGGGCGGTCCACGTCACCGACGCAGGACAGCTCGCCTCCTGCGAAGCGGTGGTCGTCTGTCCACGGGGCGATTTCACCAACACCGCCCGCACTGACATCAGGATGGCCGGCCTGAACGCCAACGCCCCCGTCATCGCCGGCCTCGCGCGGAAACTGGCCCACTACCAGGGACTCGTGGTCATGGTGACCAACCCCGTCGACGTCCTCACCCGTCTGTTCGCCGAGGTCTCCGGCTCCCCCCATGTGTACGGGGTCGGCTCGAACACTGACACCGCCCGCTACCGCCTCACCCTTGCCCGCCTCCTGGACGTGCCCCCACAGGCCGTGAATGGCCACGTGATCGGCGAGCACGGCGACCAGGCCGTGGTGTGCGCGTCGGCTACCCGCGTCGGCGACCTGCCCGTGCCGGTGCCCCTGCGGCAGGTCCGCGACGAGCTGACCGACCGTCCCCGGCGGATCAACGCAGGGCTGGGCCGTACCCGCTGCGGCCCGGCCGGGGCCGTGATCGCTGCCCTCCGCGCGGGCCTGGGCCTGGACGACGCGGTGACGGAGTTGTGCGTCAACCACGAGGGGAGGTGGAGGGGAATTCCGTTGCGCTTCACCGCCGGAACCCCGACCGTGTGCCTCCCCCGGCTGGACGCCGCCGAGGCCTGTCAGCTGATAGCCGCCGACGCCAAGCTCCGTGATGCCTACGAGCCCCTGGCCCGCCTGTACGTCTCCATGCCACTCCGACAGAAGGAGAAGACCGCAGTGCCCCAGACCGCTGTCCGTATCGCCACGGCCACCCGGGCCGCGACCGTCGCCAGCAACAGCCCGGTGGTCACAGACTGGGCCCTTCGCTACTTCGGCCCCTGGTGGAATGCCACCAGCACCGCCCCGGACACCAACGCAGCAGTGATCGCCGACGTCAACGCCGGCCGGGTCACCGAGATCGCCCAGCGCGTGGCCGACCACTCCCACGAGGAGACCGTCTACGCGAACTCGACCATGCACGTCGACCGGGACGACGACGGCACCGTGGCCGCCTCTCAGCCCGACGACAAGATCGTCTACAAGACCGAGCCCGGCGGGCCCCTGCGCATCTACGGGTGCGAAGACGTTCCCGTCGCCCTGGCCGCCGCACGGCACGCCCGCGAAGTCGTCCGCGGGCAACTCCTCGCGGACGGCTGGTCGATCCTGCACGCCTCCGCCGTCGTCCGTGACGGGCAGACCGTGCTGACCTTGGGCGACAAGGGCGCCGGAAAGACCACCACCGCCCTTCTCCTCGCCCGTGCCGGCTGGCAGTTGCTGGCCAACGACCGCGTCTTCACCCGCCGCGAGGGCGACCGGCTACGGATCCTGCCCTGGCCGTCGGCCGCCGCCATCGGCCTGGGCCTCCTGGACGCCCTCGACTGGTACGAGACCGTCCGCGAACGTCTCCGCGGCGGCGAACAGCTCCACCCCACCCAGCACCAGAAGGTCACCGACGCCCTCCACTCCGGCAGCCGCACACCCCTGTGGAACGAGTCCGGCAAGGAGCTCAAGCCCCAGTTCTTCCCCGACCAGCTCCACTCCTGGCTCGGCCTGACCCTGGCTACCGAAGGACACGCCGCCCGCATCCTCTTCCCCAAGATCGCCCCCGGCACCGAGCCCGCCCTCCTCGGCGAGGACCGAAGCGTAGGGGCCACCGACTTCTTCACCGCCGGTACCGAAGACCGCTACCCCGACGTCTTCGGCCTCCTGCCCGCCGATCTCCCCTGCACTCAGCCCCTGCTCGAACTTCTTGGCGACCTTCCCCGGAACGCCCTGTCCCTGGGGCACGACGTGAAGGCGAACACCGACTTCCTCGCGCAGGTCACAGGCCCGACCGCATGA
- a CDS encoding effector-associated constant component EACC1, with the protein MGCDSPGPMRPNVWSLGGACGRMGTGFVHDRFPSASGVGGTLRIEVGTGDGDDLRSLHAWLRDEPDLRRTATYDLLEHPPGPGEMGSAAEALQLITENGWSAANFVLALVTWRQTRRREPPVTVRRGEVVVTISSGDEAEIRRVIAMLEGEDDRQGRRL; encoded by the coding sequence ATGGGGTGCGACAGTCCTGGGCCGATGAGGCCAAACGTGTGGTCCCTGGGCGGGGCGTGCGGGAGGATGGGTACAGGCTTCGTGCACGACCGTTTTCCGTCTGCGAGCGGGGTAGGGGGCACCTTGCGTATTGAGGTAGGGACTGGGGACGGCGATGATCTGCGTTCCCTGCATGCCTGGTTGCGAGATGAGCCGGATCTCCGCCGGACCGCCACCTACGACCTGTTGGAGCACCCCCCGGGACCGGGCGAGATGGGTTCCGCAGCTGAAGCCCTCCAACTCATCACGGAAAACGGCTGGAGCGCTGCCAACTTCGTTCTTGCACTTGTGACGTGGCGGCAGACGCGCCGTCGAGAACCGCCGGTTACGGTGAGGCGCGGCGAGGTGGTCGTTACCATCTCAAGCGGTGATGAAGCAGAGATTCGACGAGTGATCGCGATGCTTGAGGGAGAGGACGACAGGCAAGGTCGACGCCTGTGA
- the glnA gene encoding type I glutamate--ammonia ligase, with translation MFQNGDDAKKFIKDEDVKFVDVRFCDLPGVMQHFTIPAAAFDPAEELAFDGSSIRGFQAIHESDMALRADVSTARVDPFRRDKTLNINFFIHDPITGEQYSRDPRNIAKKAEAYLASTGIADTAYFGPEAEFYVFDNVRFNTAANESFYHIDSEAGAWNTGAVENNRGYKVRYKGGYFPAPPVDHFADLRAEISLELDAAGLQVERQHHEVGTAGQAEINYKFNTLLAAADDLMLFKYIVKNVAWRNGKTATFMPKPIFGDNGSGMHVHQSLWSNGEPLFYDEQGYAGLSDTARYYIGGILKHAPSLLAFTNPTVNSYHRLVPGFEAPVNLVYSQRNRSAAMRIPITGSNPKAKRVEFRAPDPSSNPYLAFSALLLAGLDGVKNKIEPAEPIDKDLYELAPDEHAGVPQVPTSLPAVLEALEADNEYLQAGGVFTSDLIETWIDYKRTQEIAPIQLRPHPHEFEMYFDI, from the coding sequence ATGTTCCAGAACGGCGACGACGCCAAGAAGTTCATCAAGGACGAGGACGTCAAGTTCGTCGATGTCCGCTTCTGCGACCTGCCTGGCGTGATGCAGCACTTCACGATCCCGGCGGCGGCGTTCGACCCGGCCGAGGAGCTCGCCTTCGACGGCTCGTCGATCCGCGGTTTCCAGGCCATCCACGAGTCCGACATGGCCCTGCGCGCCGATGTGAGCACGGCCCGGGTGGATCCTTTCCGCCGGGACAAGACGCTCAACATCAATTTCTTCATCCACGACCCGATCACGGGCGAGCAGTACAGCCGTGACCCGCGCAACATCGCGAAGAAGGCCGAGGCGTACCTCGCCTCCACCGGTATCGCGGACACCGCGTACTTCGGCCCCGAGGCCGAGTTCTACGTCTTCGACAACGTCCGCTTCAACACCGCGGCGAACGAGTCCTTCTACCACATCGACTCCGAGGCCGGCGCCTGGAACACCGGTGCGGTGGAGAACAACCGCGGTTACAAGGTCCGCTACAAGGGTGGTTACTTCCCGGCCCCGCCGGTCGACCACTTCGCCGACCTGCGCGCGGAGATCTCCCTGGAGCTGGACGCGGCCGGCCTCCAGGTCGAGCGCCAGCACCACGAGGTCGGCACGGCCGGCCAGGCGGAGATCAACTACAAGTTCAACACGCTGCTCGCCGCGGCCGACGACCTGATGCTGTTCAAGTACATCGTCAAGAACGTCGCCTGGCGCAACGGCAAGACCGCGACCTTCATGCCGAAGCCGATCTTCGGTGACAACGGCTCGGGCATGCACGTCCACCAGTCGCTGTGGAGCAACGGCGAGCCCCTCTTCTACGACGAGCAGGGCTACGCGGGCCTCTCGGACACCGCCCGCTACTACATCGGCGGCATCCTCAAGCACGCCCCGTCGCTGCTGGCCTTCACCAACCCGACGGTGAACTCCTACCACCGCCTGGTCCCCGGCTTCGAGGCCCCGGTCAACCTGGTCTACTCCCAGCGCAACCGCTCCGCCGCGATGCGCATCCCGATCACGGGCTCCAACCCGAAGGCCAAGCGCGTCGAGTTCCGCGCCCCGGACCCGTCCTCGAACCCGTACCTCGCCTTCTCGGCCCTCCTCCTGGCCGGCCTCGACGGCGTGAAGAACAAGATCGAGCCCGCCGAGCCGATCGACAAGGACCTCTACGAGCTCGCCCCCGACGAGCACGCGGGCGTCCCCCAGGTCCCGACCTCCCTCCCGGCCGTCCTCGAGGCCCTCGAGGCCGACAACGAGTACCTCCAGGCCGGCGGCGTCTTCACGTCCGACCTGATCGAGACCTGGATCGACTACAAGCGCACGCAGGAGATCGCCCCGATCCAGCTGCGTCCGCACCCGCACGAGTTCGAGATGTACTTCGACATCTAA